GCATTTCTGCAGtttaacatattttacacaGACTTAtctcattaaatttttttaacccATTTAGATTTTTGATaccacaatgaaaaaaaaaaaaagcatgttttcaTCAACGTCCTCATTAGCTTTAAATCTTCTGTAGTAGAAAGACACGTTAAAGCTCAGATATCCAGGCTTCACAACATGACCTCGTGTGTGATTTGTCCCTGTATTCCTCAAAGGTTCTCACTCATGCTTGTAAACCAGTCCCAAAACCAGGTCCATCAAAACCCACTGTGGCCTAATAGATTAGCAGTAAATCCTTGGCCTTGtcccatttttttccccaaatgtGCCATCGAGCCTCCTCGAGAAAGCAGCACAGTGTAATGCAGTGTAAAAGCATGTCCCATGTACATTGATCCAAAAGAATTTGTGATTGCAAGATATCCAGCAGCCAGAATGTCACACCTCGCACTCTCGAGATGCTTGTTGCTGGCAAGTGCAGGATCCGTATTCGTTTATGATGACGAGGGCCCCTTCGATATGGTTGGGCTTGTAGTCGACATAGTATTCGGTAGCAGACATGGTGTCCATCTGCTGCATGGTCTGCTTTTGTTTCTGCTTGCGGCGCTGGTTGCTGAAGCACTGTCTCATCTGCCTCAAGCCAGCTGGGAAACACTTCCAAGACACATAGAGCATGAGCACTACAATCAGGAATGAAAAGATGAGTGCCATGGTGCCTGTGACTACCTTGTGGATCTGCATGGTGCTTTCCAGGTCATCAGAGGCTGCAGTCACTGTGAAGGAATTAGTCACCACTTCGCCACCCTCCATGTCTTGCAAATCATATGGTGTCCTGGTTGGACCTTTAAAAATGGACCCCCGGGCCAGGTCTCTAGTGGCTGTGTAGGTCTTAGTGGTGACCTCGACCCCGTCCTCACATAGCTGGAAGGCATAAACGGCATCCAGGATGTCCTCGCCTTGGGCCATGTCCGGGCTGGCACACTGCAAGGCACTGTCACGTTGGCCCTGGAAGCTGCTCAGCCAGGACGCCAGGGCACAGACGTTACGGCTGCACTCCCATGCATTCCCGGACAAGGTGATACTGCCCAGTGATGTCCAGGAGCCTAGAATGCGCTGGTCCACATAGGTCAGTTTATTAGAGTCCAGCATGAGCTCCTTGAGGTTGGGCACGctctcaaagacatgtggctcAATGTATTCAATCTCATTGTTTGAGAAATCAATCTTTTCCAGGAAGTGCCAGGTCCAGTCTAGGGTGCTGACCACAATGGTGGCCTTGTTATTGCGCATGTAGAGTGTGCGCAGCGAGATGAGGCGGGGAAAGTGGGCCAGGTTGATTTTCACCAGCTCATTGTGCTCCAGATGCAGCTCAGTCAGCTTAAAAAGACCAGCGAATGAGTTGCGGGCCAGACTCTGCAGCTGGTTGTAGCCCAAATCCAGAAACTGCATGCTCCTGCAGTCCTGAAAGATCCTTACAGGCACAAATTTTAGGGCATTGTATCGTAAATGTAAATTCGTAAGCTTCCTCAGCCCATGGAAAAGGTCTGGCTCCAGGGACTGTAGTCTGTTGTAGGATAAATCCAAGATGCGCAGATTGGGTAGGGGTTTGAAGGTTCCATTAGACAGGCTCTCTATCCGATTGGTGCTCAGGTCCAATTCTTTAATCCTCCGCAGCCTCTCGAAGGCGCTCTCCTCCACGTATTCGATGTTGTTATGATCCAAGTATAGCCACGTTAGCTGTGACAGGCCAACAAAGTGCCCCTCACGCAGCTCTGA
The Tachysurus fulvidraco isolate hzauxx_2018 chromosome 7, HZAU_PFXX_2.0, whole genome shotgun sequence DNA segment above includes these coding regions:
- the lrrtm1 gene encoding leucine-rich repeat transmembrane neuronal protein 1, encoding MLMDFLLIGLYLKWTLRKPPGLLLCSLGILLKMLPLVGGSCPRLCRCDNKLLYCEGLNLTDIPHNLSSATGLSLRENNISELREGHFVGLSQLTWLYLDHNNIEYVEESAFERLRRIKELDLSTNRIESLSNGTFKPLPNLRILDLSYNRLQSLEPDLFHGLRKLTNLHLRYNALKFVPVRIFQDCRSMQFLDLGYNQLQSLARNSFAGLFKLTELHLEHNELVKINLAHFPRLISLRTLYMRNNKATIVVSTLDWTWHFLEKIDFSNNEIEYIEPHVFESVPNLKELMLDSNKLTYVDQRILGSWTSLGSITLSGNAWECSRNVCALASWLSSFQGQRDSALQCASPDMAQGEDILDAVYAFQLCEDGVEVTTKTYTATRDLARGSIFKGPTRTPYDLQDMEGGEVVTNSFTVTAASDDLESTMQIHKVVTGTMALIFSFLIVVLMLYVSWKCFPAGLRQMRQCFSNQRRKQKQKQTMQQMDTMSATEYYVDYKPNHIEGALVIINEYGSCTCQQQASRECEV